The proteins below come from a single Malus sylvestris chromosome 3, drMalSylv7.2, whole genome shotgun sequence genomic window:
- the LOC126617419 gene encoding putative respiratory burst oxidase homolog protein H has translation MNMSNNDGQKDPNKWKLERIAVDPMVDIPLSNNDTEGNVTKSSNDVTLKRNNSSVRKRNGVQGNNHASVGGRAPVPGGKEGIKSLRFLDRTVTGKEGEAWKQIEKQFNQYAVAGRLSRDKFGACIGMGGESKEFAGELFDALARRRIICAKGGITLEELKLFWEDITNEDKLEMSEVDNLLGVTRMAMGCSPRMR, from the exons ATGAACATGTCAAACAATGATGGCCAGAAAGACCCCAACAAATGGAAGCTTGAAAGAATTGCTGTTGACCCCATGGTGGATATTCCCTTGAGTAACAATGACACAGAAGGCAATGTGACCAAAAGTTCCAACGATGTGACGTTGAAGAGGAACAACAGCAGTGTAAGGAAGAGAAATGGGGTTCAGGGAAACAATCATGCCAGCGTGGGAGGTAGGGCGCCGGTACCAGGAGGGAAAGAAGGGATTAAGAGCTTACGGTTTCTCGATAGGACAGTCACAGGAAAAGAAGGGGAGGCATGGAAGCAGATTGAGAAGCAGTTTAATCAATACGCGGTGGCTGGTAGGCTCTCTAGGGACAAATTTGGAGCCTGCATTG GGATGGGAGGAGAATCGAAGGAATTCGCAGGCGAATTGTTTGATGCATTGGCTAGGAGAAGGATAATTTGCGCGAAAGGTGGGATAACTCTTGAAGAATTGAAGTTGTTTTGGGAAGACATAACTAATGAAGACAAACTAGAAATGAGTGAAGTTGATAATTTGTTAGGTGTGACAAGAATGGCGATGGGATGCTCTCCGAGGATGAGGTAG